A stretch of Geomonas oryzisoli DNA encodes these proteins:
- a CDS encoding response regulator transcription factor translates to MSEVSLASSTDCRVVIVGPNHFQNTLLANFIENYSTCSCCVMDSLDSFILCHQEHFTCHIALLYDCFGLPLKALSESLQLELRQIPCDLSLVLFNLDRHLAIEKQAIEVGVQGVFYADDSVQTVLKGLAAIFEGGLWISRQMMTEVILEHGFAHRRRKVAVHDVVQHSLTHREVEILGLLSAGATNKCISDTLFISPHTVRTHLNNIFRKINVSSRLEAAVWAADSLFLPQYRN, encoded by the coding sequence ATGAGTGAAGTCTCCCTCGCCAGTAGCACCGATTGTCGAGTTGTTATAGTCGGCCCCAATCACTTTCAGAACACCCTCCTGGCCAACTTCATCGAGAATTACAGCACCTGCAGCTGTTGTGTCATGGACAGCCTGGACAGCTTCATCCTCTGCCACCAGGAACACTTCACCTGCCACATCGCCCTGCTCTACGACTGCTTCGGGCTGCCGCTCAAGGCGCTCAGCGAGTCCCTGCAGCTCGAACTGCGCCAGATCCCGTGCGACCTGTCGCTGGTGCTCTTCAACCTGGACCGGCACCTGGCCATCGAGAAGCAGGCCATCGAGGTGGGAGTCCAGGGGGTGTTCTACGCGGACGATTCGGTGCAGACCGTGCTGAAGGGGCTGGCGGCTATCTTCGAAGGGGGGCTGTGGATCTCGCGCCAGATGATGACCGAGGTGATCCTCGAGCATGGTTTCGCCCACCGGCGCAGGAAGGTGGCGGTGCACGACGTGGTCCAGCACAGCCTGACCCACCGCGAGGTGGAGATCCTGGGGCTGCTGTCCGCAGGCGCCACCAACAAGTGCATCTCGGACACCCTTTTCATAAGCCCGCACACCGTACGCACCCACCTGAACAACATCTTCCGCAAGATCAACGTCTCCAGCCGGCTCGAGGCTGCGGTCTGGGCGGCGGATTCCCTTTTCCTGCCCCAGTACCGCAACTGA
- a CDS encoding permease, which produces MKTKLLDYRLFMIVLAANLLLYFWQPGTARLAALNSTGFLLEVLSIVPPVMVLMGLLDVWVPRRLVESHLGPDSGPVGAGVAMLLGTAAAGPLYAAFPVAVSLRKKGARLANIVIFLGTWGAIKIPMILMESSFISLRFALLRLLLTVPCILACGYLMERLLPEEELEVQSEAADA; this is translated from the coding sequence GTGAAGACGAAGCTCCTGGACTACCGGCTCTTCATGATAGTGCTCGCCGCCAACCTTCTTCTTTACTTCTGGCAGCCGGGGACGGCGCGGCTGGCCGCGCTCAACTCCACCGGATTTCTGCTGGAGGTGCTCTCGATCGTGCCGCCGGTCATGGTGCTCATGGGGCTTTTGGACGTCTGGGTGCCGCGCCGGCTGGTCGAGTCGCACCTCGGGCCCGATTCCGGACCGGTCGGGGCGGGCGTCGCCATGCTGTTGGGGACGGCGGCCGCGGGGCCCCTCTACGCCGCTTTCCCGGTGGCGGTATCCCTGCGGAAAAAGGGGGCGCGCCTGGCCAACATCGTCATCTTCCTGGGGACCTGGGGCGCCATCAAGATACCCATGATCCTCATGGAGAGCAGCTTCATCAGTCTGCGTTTCGCGCTGCTGCGACTTTTGTTGACCGTTCCCTGCATCCTGGCCTGCGGCTATCTGATGGAGCGGCTGCTGCCGGAAGAGGAACTCGAGGTGCAGTCGGAAGCGGCGGACGCGTGA
- a CDS encoding PadR family transcriptional regulator, translating to MPPKRKQQYRHLPAFILLALAQEPSHGGAVMNLLSQRMPLFRPDSAAVYRTLQQLEEEGQVASSWDTSGSGPARRVYRITEAGWHKLDGWREDIEARLAHLNYFLQTYADIRNHRS from the coding sequence ATGCCTCCAAAACGAAAGCAGCAGTACCGCCACCTCCCCGCCTTCATCCTGCTCGCCCTGGCGCAGGAGCCCAGCCACGGCGGCGCCGTCATGAACCTTCTGTCCCAGCGCATGCCGCTCTTTCGTCCGGACAGCGCTGCCGTGTACCGGACCCTGCAGCAGTTGGAGGAAGAGGGACAGGTGGCTTCCAGTTGGGACACCAGCGGCAGCGGCCCGGCCCGCAGGGTGTACCGGATCACGGAAGCGGGCTGGCATAAGCTCGATGGCTGGCGCGAAGACATCGAGGCGCGCTTGGCCCATCTGAATTACTTCCTGCAAACCTACGCCGACATAAGAAACCACAGGAGCTAG
- a CDS encoding permease gives MMSAVLYGGTALAVLVSWRLDPERTRRALRIGAKSLHGLVPRILGMVALVGLVLALVPPELIRKLFSQGGVAGFALVSAIGSIVTMPAPIAFALVGSLFKLGAAPASLAAFVTTLTMVGVMTAPMEISCFGRRFTLLRQALCFVTAILIGLAMGVLL, from the coding sequence ATGATGTCGGCAGTTCTGTACGGTGGGACGGCATTGGCAGTGCTGGTCTCCTGGCGGCTTGACCCGGAGAGGACGAGACGGGCCTTGCGCATCGGTGCGAAGTCGCTGCACGGCCTGGTCCCGCGCATCCTGGGGATGGTGGCGCTGGTCGGGTTGGTGCTGGCCCTGGTGCCGCCGGAGCTGATCAGGAAACTGTTCAGCCAGGGCGGGGTGGCGGGCTTCGCCCTGGTCTCCGCCATCGGCTCGATCGTGACCATGCCCGCGCCGATCGCCTTCGCGCTGGTGGGCTCTTTGTTCAAGCTGGGTGCCGCACCGGCGAGCCTCGCGGCGTTCGTGACCACCCTCACCATGGTGGGGGTCATGACCGCACCGATGGAGATCTCCTGCTTCGGAAGACGCTTCACGCTGCTGCGCCAGGCGCTTTGCTTCGTGACCGCGATCCTGATCGGCCTGGCGATGGGGGTGCTGCTGTGA